Below is a genomic region from Xylophilus sp. GW821-FHT01B05.
TCTTGCCGCGGTGCAGGTGGATATAGGGCGCGACCGAGCGAAACCAGGGGACGAAGGTGAAATTGAAGACGGCGGACATGGGTCAGGCTGGGGCGTCAAGAAAAGGGTTGATCACGGTAAGGCTGCCAAAGCGGCGGCCATGTTGTCCGTCCTCGGAGTAGAGGATATCCGCGTGGGCACGCAGGGCGGCTTCAAGAATCAGGGCGTCCCACCATTGCAGGCGGTGTTCGCGCGCCAGCTCCATGGCAGAGAGGATGCTGTGCGAACTGCTGCCCACCACCTCTAGTGCGCACAGGTTGCTGACCTGCTGTTGCGCCTCGCGCTCGCTTAAAGGCGGGCGCAGCTTGCGCGTGGTGATGTTGTAGAACTCTTGCAGCACCTGGGTGCTGATGACAACACTGCCTTCGGTGATGGAGCGGGAGAAGCGGTCGATGGCTTTCTCTTGCCGCTCGGGGTCACTCGCATCGACGGTGTAGACCAGGATGTTGGTGTCGAAGAAGCAGCTCATGGGCCTTTGCCAGATACACCCGTGGCATCTGGCGCGGGATAGGGGCGGTCGTAGGCGTCGTCTCGGCTCCAGCGGGCGCCTTCGCTGTTGGCCTTGCTGCGGCGTGCCGCGGCAATAAAGGCCTGCCCCGCAGCCAACTGCCGGTTGCCGCCTTGGGCATAGTCGGCCAGGAAGTCACGCACCTTGGCGCTGACGGAGGTGCCCTCGTGGATGGCGCGCACGCGGGCCTTCTTCACGATGGCGTCGTCAAGGGTGATGGTCAGATTGGTCATGGCGGCACCTGCAAGGTTGGCACGAATTCAAGTGTAGCACGTGTTTACGTGTGGTGAGATAATGGCGCCCGTGACCCTTCTCATTGAATTCCCCGAATCCCTTCCCGTATCCGCCCGCCGGGACGAAATCCGCGCCGCCATGGAGGCGCATCAGGTGGTGATCGTCTGTGGCGAGACCGGCTCTGGCAAGACCACGCAGTTGCCCAAGATCGCGCTGCAGATGGGGCGGGGCAAGCTGGGCAAGCCGCCGGGGCAGGGGCGGTTGATCGGGCATACGCAGCCGCGGCGGATTGCGGCCAGCTCTGTGGCCAAGCGCATTGCCGAGGAGCTGAAGACGCCGCTGGGCGATGTCGTGGGCTTCAAGGTGCGCTTCCAGGACCGATTGTCCAAGGACGCCTCGGTCAAGCTCATGACAGACGGCATTCTGCTGGCCGAGACCCAGACCGATCCGCTGCTGAAGGCCTACGACACCATCATCATTGACGAGGCACACGAGCGCAGCCTCAACATCGACTTCTTGCTGGGCTACTTGCGCGAGATCCTGCCGCGCCGGCCGGATCTGAAGATCGTGGTCACCTCGGCCACCATCGATGCGGACCGGTTTGCGCAGCACTTCGCCTCCAAGAACGGGCCGGCGCCAATCATCTATGTGTCGGGCCGCACCTTCCCGGTGGAGCAGCGCTACCGCCCCTTCGAGGAGTCGCGCGACTATGGCCTGGACGAGGCCATTGCCGACGCGGTCGACGAGTTGTGGCAGGACCCGCGCCAGTCGGGCGACATCCTGGTCTTTTTGCCCGGCGAGCGCGAGATCCGCGAGGCCGCCGACCACCTGCGCAAGCACTTGTCGCACCAGCCGGTCATGCGCAGCGCCGAGGTGCTGCCGCTGTTTGCGCGGCTGTCGCAGGCCGAGCAAGACCGCATCTTCGACGGCCACACCGGCCGGCGCATTGTGCTGGCCACCAACGTGGCCGAGACCTCGCTTACCGTGCCGGGCATTCGCTATGTGGTGGATGCGGGCACGGCCCGCGTCAAGCGCTACAGCTTTCGAAGCAAGGTAGAGCAACTGCTGGTCGAGCCGATCAGCCAGGCCGCGGCCAACCAGCGCGCCGGCCGTTGCGGGCGCGTGGCCGATGGCATCTGCATCCGGCTTTATGACGAGAAGGATTTCACTGGCCGGCCGCGCTTCACCGATCCGGAGATTTTGCGCAGCTCGCTCGCGGGTGTGATCTTGCGCATGAAGTCGCTGCACCTGGGCGACGTGGCGCGCTTTCCGTTTCTGGAAGCGCCTTCGGGCCGCGCCATCGCCGATGGCTACCAGTTGCTGGGCGAGCTGGGCGCGGTGGACGAGGCCAATGAGCTGACCGAGGTCGGCCGCCAGCTGTCGCGCTTGCCGCTGGACCCGCGCATTGGCCGCATGATTCTGGAGGCGCGCGATCGCGGCGCGTTGGAAGAGGTGCTGGTGATCGCCAGCGCCCTCAGCGTGCAGGACGTGCGCGACCGCCCCATGGAGCTGCAGACCCAGGCCGACCAGGCGCACGCCAAGTTCGACGACGACAAGAGCGAGTTCAGCGGCTACCTCAAGTTGTGGAAATGGCTGGACGACGCGCGCGGCGGCCATGCGCCCGCCACCCGGCGCGAGATGGCCGTGGCCAGCGGCGCACCGCAAAAGCGCGCCAGCGCCGCCGTGCTGCCGATAGCGCAGCGCATGGCGCCGCCGCCCGTCATCCTGCAGCCGGCGGCCCCGGCCACGCACCGCATCAGCAACCGCCAGTACGAGCAACTGCTGCGGCAGAACTTTGTCAACGTGCGCCGGGTGCGTGAATGGCGCGACATCCACAGCCAGTTGCTTACCGTGGTGAACGAGCAGAAGTGGGTCTTCAACCGCCAGCCCGCCAGCTACGAGGATCTGCACAAGGCCATGCTGGCCGGCCTGCTCGGCAACATCGGCTGGAAGCCCGAGGACGAAGACGTGTACGTGGGCGCGCGTGGCATCAAGTTCTACCGCCACCCGGGCGCGCATTTGTCCAAGAAGCCCGGGCGCTGGATCGTCGCGGCCGAGCTGGTCGAGACCTCGCGCCTGTATGGCCGTGGCATTGCCAACATCGAGCCGACCTGGCTGGAAGAGGTGGGGGCGCACCTGCTGAAAAAGCAGTTGCTGGACCCGCATTGGGAAAAGCGCTCGGCCGAGGTCGTCGCCTTCGAGCGTGCCACGCTCTATGGCCTGGTGGTCTACAGCGGCCGGCGCATGGTCTATGGCCGGGTCGACATGGCCTATGCGCGTGAAATCTTCATCCGCGAGGCGCTGGTCGGCACCGAGTGGGAGACCAAGCTGCCCTTCCTCGCTGCCAACCGCAAGCTGATTCGCCAGGTGGAAGAGCTGGAGCACAAGGCGCGCCGCCAGGACGTGCTGGTGGACGACGAGCTGATCTACGCCTTCTACGACCAGCAGTTGCCCGCCGATGTCTTCAACGGCCACGGCTTTGAGCAATGGTTCCGCCAGGCCTCGCGCGAGAAGCCTGATCTGCTGCTGCTCAGCCGCGACGAGCTGATGCGCCACGAGGCCGCCGGCATCACCGGCAATGCCTTCCCGCGCAGCCTGCGCCTGGGCGGCGTTGATTGCAGCGCCACTTACCTGCATGCGCCGGGCGATGCCAAGGATGGCTTGTCGGTAGCCGTGCCGCTGTTTGTGCTCAACCAGGTCAGCGAAGACCGCTGCGACTGGCTGGTGCCCGGCATGCTGCGCGACAAGGTGCAGGCCCTGCTCAAGAGCCTGCCGCAGAAGCCGCGCGCGCGCCTGGTGCCGCTGCCCGAGAGCGCCACGCGCATCACCGAGCAATTGAGCGCACCTGAAGTCTTTGGCCACGGCGCGCTGGTCGATGCGCTGCTGAAGGTGGTGCGCGAGATCACCCAGCTCGACGTCAAGCGCGCTGACTTCAAGCCCGACATGGTCAGCCCGCACCTGTTTATGCACCTGCGCGTGGTGGACGAGCATGCCCGCCAACTGGGCGCCGGCCGCAGCCTGGCCGCGCTCAAGGCCGAGCTGGGCACCAAGGCGCGCGGCGCCTTCCAGGCGCTGGCGGGCTTGCGCGTGGCGGAATCAAAATCTGAGCCGAATATGCCTCTAGCCCAGGTCCCACCTGGGCAAGTAGCTATAAAAAATGCAGCAAAGGCTGCAGCGCCACCCGCCGCGCCGGCCGAGCAGCGCTACACCGCCTGGACTTTCGGCGAGCTGCCCGAGCTGATGGAAATCCGCAAGGGCGGCCAGACCCTGGTCGGTTTCCCGGCGCTGATAGACGCACAAGACGCCGTGCGCATCGAAGTCTTCGACGAGCCCGAGATGGCCGCCGCGCGCCACCGCGCCGGCCTGCGCCGCCTGTTTTCTCTGCAGATCAAGGACGCGCTCAAGTACCTGGAAAAGAACGTGCCCGATCTGCAGAAGATGGCCGTCGCCTACATGCCGCTGGGCACGCAGGAAGAGTTGCGTGCGCAGATCCTCGATGTGGCACTGGACCGCGCCTTCCTGCTCGACCCGCTGCCCACCAACGCCGCAGACTTCAAAAAGCGCATGGACGAAGGCCGAGGCCGCCTGACGCTCATCGCCAATGAAGTTGCGCGCCTGGCCGCCGGCGTGCTGGCCGAATACGCCACCGCCGCCCGCAAGATCAAGGACACCAAGATCCAGCCCGACGCCGTGGCCGACGCCCAGCAACAATTGCAGCGCCTGGTACCCAAGAACTTCCTGGCCGCCACGCCCTGGCCGCAGCTGCAGCACATGGTGCGCTACCTGAAGGCGATCACGCTGCGCCTGGACAAGCTGCGCGCCGACCCGGCGCGCGACGCCCAGCGCCTGGCCGAGCTGCGCCCGCAAGAGCAGCGCTACTGGCGCCTGGCGGCAGAGCGCAAAGGCCAGGTCGATGCGCGCATGCAAGAGCTGCGCTGGCTGCTGGAGGAACTGCGCGTGAGCTTCTTCGCGCAAGAGCTGCGCACGCCGCAGCCGGTCAGCGTCAAGCGGCTGGACAAGGCCTGGGCCTTGCTGAACAGCTGATGCCAAGCGCCTTCATAGACTTTGTTGGCAGCCACGCCGGCGAGCCGCCACTGCGCCTGGCTTTCAGCGACTGCCGGCAGGTGCTGCGCGCCGACACGCTGGCCGAGGTGCGCGGTGTGCTGGACGCGGCCGAAGGCGCCGCCGCCGCAGGCGCCTGGTGCATAGGCTTTCTGCGCTACGAGGCGGCGCCCGCCTTTGATGCCGCCTTTGCCGTGCACCCGGCCGAAGGGCCGCTGGCCTGGTTCGCCGTCTTTGATACCGCAGCCCCTTGGCCCGAGCAGCCGCATGCCGGCACTTGGGAGCCGATGGACTGGCAAGACTCGCTGGAACGCGAAGATTTCGATGCCCGCATTGCGCGCATCCACCAGGCCA
It encodes:
- a CDS encoding PIN domain-containing protein, with the translated sequence MSCFFDTNILVYTVDASDPERQEKAIDRFSRSITEGSVVISTQVLQEFYNITTRKLRPPLSEREAQQQVSNLCALEVVGSSSHSILSAMELAREHRLQWWDALILEAALRAHADILYSEDGQHGRRFGSLTVINPFLDAPA
- a CDS encoding DUF6364 family protein, with translation MTNLTITLDDAIVKKARVRAIHEGTSVSAKVRDFLADYAQGGNRQLAAGQAFIAAARRSKANSEGARWSRDDAYDRPYPAPDATGVSGKGP
- the hrpA gene encoding ATP-dependent RNA helicase HrpA, whose amino-acid sequence is MAPVTLLIEFPESLPVSARRDEIRAAMEAHQVVIVCGETGSGKTTQLPKIALQMGRGKLGKPPGQGRLIGHTQPRRIAASSVAKRIAEELKTPLGDVVGFKVRFQDRLSKDASVKLMTDGILLAETQTDPLLKAYDTIIIDEAHERSLNIDFLLGYLREILPRRPDLKIVVTSATIDADRFAQHFASKNGPAPIIYVSGRTFPVEQRYRPFEESRDYGLDEAIADAVDELWQDPRQSGDILVFLPGEREIREAADHLRKHLSHQPVMRSAEVLPLFARLSQAEQDRIFDGHTGRRIVLATNVAETSLTVPGIRYVVDAGTARVKRYSFRSKVEQLLVEPISQAAANQRAGRCGRVADGICIRLYDEKDFTGRPRFTDPEILRSSLAGVILRMKSLHLGDVARFPFLEAPSGRAIADGYQLLGELGAVDEANELTEVGRQLSRLPLDPRIGRMILEARDRGALEEVLVIASALSVQDVRDRPMELQTQADQAHAKFDDDKSEFSGYLKLWKWLDDARGGHAPATRREMAVASGAPQKRASAAVLPIAQRMAPPPVILQPAAPATHRISNRQYEQLLRQNFVNVRRVREWRDIHSQLLTVVNEQKWVFNRQPASYEDLHKAMLAGLLGNIGWKPEDEDVYVGARGIKFYRHPGAHLSKKPGRWIVAAELVETSRLYGRGIANIEPTWLEEVGAHLLKKQLLDPHWEKRSAEVVAFERATLYGLVVYSGRRMVYGRVDMAYAREIFIREALVGTEWETKLPFLAANRKLIRQVEELEHKARRQDVLVDDELIYAFYDQQLPADVFNGHGFEQWFRQASREKPDLLLLSRDELMRHEAAGITGNAFPRSLRLGGVDCSATYLHAPGDAKDGLSVAVPLFVLNQVSEDRCDWLVPGMLRDKVQALLKSLPQKPRARLVPLPESATRITEQLSAPEVFGHGALVDALLKVVREITQLDVKRADFKPDMVSPHLFMHLRVVDEHARQLGAGRSLAALKAELGTKARGAFQALAGLRVAESKSEPNMPLAQVPPGQVAIKNAAKAAAPPAAPAEQRYTAWTFGELPELMEIRKGGQTLVGFPALIDAQDAVRIEVFDEPEMAAARHRAGLRRLFSLQIKDALKYLEKNVPDLQKMAVAYMPLGTQEELRAQILDVALDRAFLLDPLPTNAADFKKRMDEGRGRLTLIANEVARLAAGVLAEYATAARKIKDTKIQPDAVADAQQQLQRLVPKNFLAATPWPQLQHMVRYLKAITLRLDKLRADPARDAQRLAELRPQEQRYWRLAAERKGQVDARMQELRWLLEELRVSFFAQELRTPQPVSVKRLDKAWALLNS